From a single Miscanthus floridulus cultivar M001 chromosome 8, ASM1932011v1, whole genome shotgun sequence genomic region:
- the LOC136468786 gene encoding uncharacterized protein has product MGSPFHGVIPRAQAYLLGQIDLPIMFGSRNNFRSEDLTFEVDFLGSYHAILGRPYYARFMAIPNYTYLKLKMLGPNGVITMSSVFSHAFTCDHEHYELTTAVVNSSELPWLGESSVPVAPDYNQPTSSSAFRSLEETKVVEIDPTNPTKTVRVRTQLPAK; this is encoded by the coding sequence ATGGGCTCCCCCTTTCATGGGGTAATCCCAAGAGCGCAGGCATACCTACTCGGGcaaatcgatctgcccatcatgtTCGGCAGCCGAAACAACTTCCGCTCAGAGgatctcaccttcgaggtggactttctagggtcctaccatgccatcttggggcggccatactacgcgagattcatggcaatccccaactacacctacctcaagctaaagatgctgggaccaaatggcgtcatcactatGAGCAGCGtgttctcgcatgccttcacgtgcgaccacgaacactacgagctcaccactgcggtcgtcaactcgtccgaactcccgtggctcggggagtcatcggtCCCGGTAGCCCCGGACTATAACCAACCAACTTCCTCGTCGGCCTTTCGCTCGCTCgaagaaaccaaggtggtggaaatcgatcccaccaacccaaccaagacagttCGTGTCAGGACCCAGCttccggccaaatag